The Methylobacterium currus genome contains a region encoding:
- a CDS encoding carboxymuconolactone decarboxylase family protein, with protein MSENTRLVWNEVAPQGAKALFGIHHYITTGTDLPHELIHLVFLRVSQINGCAHCIDLHTRDLLKTMQFEKVALVPVWAEVPHLFPDQYRAALAWAEEVTLVSETRASDEAYAAASAAFTPKDLVDLTIAIAAMNAFNRLGAPFRLPVMAKA; from the coding sequence ATGAGCGAGAACACACGGCTGGTCTGGAACGAGGTGGCGCCGCAGGGTGCGAAGGCACTGTTCGGCATCCACCACTACATCACCACGGGCACCGACCTACCCCACGAACTGATCCACCTCGTCTTCCTGCGCGTGTCGCAGATCAATGGCTGCGCGCACTGCATCGACCTGCATACCCGTGACCTCCTCAAGACGATGCAGTTCGAGAAGGTTGCCCTGGTCCCGGTCTGGGCCGAGGTGCCCCACCTCTTCCCCGACCAGTACCGCGCCGCGCTTGCATGGGCGGAGGAAGTCACGCTGGTCAGCGAGACCCGCGCTTCCGACGAAGCCTATGCGGCCGCAAGCGCGGCCTTTACGCCCAAGGATCTCGTGGACCTCACGATCGCCATCGCGGCGATGAACGCGTTCAACCGGCTTGGCGCGCCCTTTCGGCTTCCGGTCATGGCAAAGGCCTGA
- a CDS encoding sigma-70 family RNA polymerase sigma factor: protein MVRVEAMEDRRTADFEAERKRLTRLAYRMTGSLTDAEDVVQDAWLRWVGAEGVIDSPPAYLTRIVTRLCLDRHRSARGRRETYVGPWLPDPLVGSVEPDETVSDDITVTLMLALERLSPLERAAFLLHDIFDVPLSEVAIALDREPAAVRQLASRARKHVQAARPRFKIAPSDAERITHAFFVAARDGDVAALSALLARNVEIHADGGGKVLAFRNVIHGIERVLRLFAGLRRKNSVSPTLLRVVTIDGLPGYVSLDRGGVLQTTALDIREDGITAIYIVRNPDKLSHLAAEANPLNRISPSSPAS from the coding sequence ATGGTGCGGGTTGAGGCGATGGAGGATCGACGGACCGCCGATTTCGAGGCGGAGCGCAAGCGCCTGACACGACTGGCCTACCGGATGACGGGTTCGCTCACCGACGCGGAGGACGTCGTGCAGGACGCATGGCTGAGGTGGGTCGGAGCCGAAGGCGTCATCGATTCGCCTCCTGCCTATCTCACCCGCATCGTCACGCGTCTCTGCCTCGACCGGCACCGCTCGGCACGGGGGCGGCGGGAAACCTATGTCGGCCCCTGGCTGCCCGATCCGCTGGTCGGGTCCGTGGAACCGGACGAGACGGTCTCAGACGATATCACGGTCACGCTGATGCTGGCGCTGGAGCGCTTGTCGCCCCTGGAACGAGCGGCCTTCCTCCTGCACGACATCTTCGACGTGCCGCTGTCCGAGGTCGCCATCGCTCTCGACCGCGAGCCGGCCGCGGTCCGCCAGCTCGCGTCGCGCGCCCGCAAGCACGTGCAGGCGGCGCGTCCCCGGTTCAAAATTGCACCGTCGGATGCGGAGCGGATCACCCACGCCTTCTTCGTCGCCGCACGCGACGGGGACGTTGCGGCCCTGTCGGCGCTGCTGGCGAGGAACGTCGAGATCCATGCCGATGGCGGCGGCAAGGTCCTCGCCTTCCGCAATGTCATCCACGGCATCGAGCGGGTCCTGCGCCTCTTCGCCGGGCTGCGTCGCAAGAATTCCGTATCGCCGACGCTGCTTCGCGTCGTCACCATCGACGGCCTGCCAGGCTATGTCAGCCTCGATCGAGGCGGCGTGCTTCAGACGACCGCGCTCGATATCCGCGAGGATGGGATCACCGCGATCTACATCGTCAGGAACCCGGACAAGCTGTCTCACCTGGCGGCAGAGGCGAACCCTCTAAACCGCATCTCGCCATCATCGCCAGCGTCCTGA